From Amphritea atlantica, a single genomic window includes:
- the greA gene encoding transcription elongation factor GreA: MKKFPMTVGGEKALREELDDLKTVQRPTVIASIAEAREHGDLKENAEYHAAREQQGFIEGRIQELEGKLGSAQVIDVTQIPHTGKVIFGTTVDLINMDTEDTVCYQIVGDDEANIKGGKISISSPIARALIGKEEGDVAVVQTPGGGVEYEIDQVRHI, encoded by the coding sequence ATGAAAAAATTTCCAATGACGGTTGGCGGTGAGAAAGCGCTGCGTGAAGAACTGGATGATTTGAAAACAGTGCAGCGTCCAACCGTGATAGCATCAATTGCTGAAGCGCGTGAACATGGCGACCTGAAGGAAAATGCTGAATACCATGCTGCCCGTGAGCAGCAGGGGTTTATCGAGGGACGTATTCAGGAACTTGAAGGTAAGCTGGGCTCTGCTCAGGTGATCGATGTGACGCAGATTCCGCATACCGGTAAGGTGATTTTTGGTACAACGGTTGATCTGATCAACATGGATACTGAAGATACCGTGTGTTATCAGATCGTCGGTGATGATGAAGCCAATATAAAAGGTGGCAAGATCTCTATCAGCTCACCTATTGCCCGGGCTCTGATTGGTAAAGAGGAGGGGGATGTTGCTGTCGTGCAGACCCCTGGTGGCGGAGTTGAGTATGAAATTGATCAGGTTCGCCATATCTGA
- a CDS encoding YhbY family RNA-binding protein: MSLTPTQKKQFRTIGHSLNPIITVAGNGLSENILLEADRALEDHELIKVKFAVGDREAKKQLISEMAQIVEATIVQEIGNVALFYRAAKHPDPKLSNLLR, encoded by the coding sequence ATGAGCTTAACCCCTACGCAAAAGAAGCAGTTCCGAACTATCGGCCACAGCCTCAACCCTATCATCACTGTCGCCGGTAACGGCCTGAGTGAGAATATCCTTCTGGAAGCTGATCGCGCCCTCGAAGACCATGAACTGATCAAAGTAAAATTTGCTGTGGGCGACCGCGAAGCAAAAAAACAACTCATCAGTGAGATGGCCCAGATCGTCGAAGCAACCATCGTTCAGGAAATCGGCAATGTTGCTCTGTTCTATCGCGCTGCCAAACATCCGGACCCGAAGCTGTCTAATCTGCTACGTTAA
- the rlmE gene encoding 23S rRNA (uridine(2552)-2'-O)-methyltransferase RlmE, whose product MARSKSSGRWLQEHFDDQYVKKSREQGYRSRASFKLLELNEKDKLIRPGMVLVDLGAAPGGWSQVAAELVGDHGRVVSSDILPMDPLPGVQFIQGDFTEESVLNEILQTLGDELADLVISDMAPNMSGMNAVDQPAAMYLVELALDMARQVLKPGGDFVAKVFQGEGFDDYMNDMRSSFTKVYSRKPDSSRARSREVYLIGRNFRP is encoded by the coding sequence GTGGCAAGATCAAAAAGCAGCGGTCGTTGGCTGCAGGAACACTTCGACGACCAGTATGTCAAAAAATCCAGAGAGCAGGGGTACCGCTCTCGTGCAAGCTTTAAATTGCTGGAGCTGAATGAAAAGGATAAGCTGATTCGCCCCGGAATGGTTCTGGTTGACCTGGGTGCCGCCCCTGGTGGTTGGTCTCAGGTAGCCGCAGAATTGGTGGGTGATCATGGTCGGGTGGTATCATCTGATATCCTGCCAATGGACCCTTTACCGGGTGTGCAGTTTATTCAGGGGGATTTTACCGAAGAGTCAGTGCTGAATGAAATTCTGCAAACATTGGGAGATGAGCTGGCAGACCTTGTAATTTCAGATATGGCCCCCAATATGAGTGGTATGAATGCTGTTGATCAGCCTGCGGCGATGTATCTGGTGGAGTTAGCGCTGGATATGGCCCGGCAGGTGCTTAAACCCGGTGGTGATTTTGTGGCCAAGGTATTTCAGGGTGAAGGCTTTGATGATTATATGAACGATATGCGCAGCAGCTTTACTAAGGTTTATAGCCGAAAGCCGGACTCTTCCAGGGCCCGTTCGCGTGAAGTCTATCTGATTGGACGAAACTTCCGTCCCTGA
- the ftsH gene encoding ATP-dependent zinc metalloprotease FtsH, with protein sequence MAKNLVLWLVIAAVLLTVFNNFNSESTAQKLNYSEFISAVKDDQIRRVVIDGFTIEGERINGERFSTVRPALQDPKLVDDLYNHKVVIEGKQPEKQSVWTQLLVASFPILIILAIFMFFMRQMQGGGGGKGGPMSFGKSKARMMGQDQIKTTFDDVAGVEEAKEEVKELVDYLRDPGKFQRLGGHIPRGVLMSGNPGTGKTLLAKAIAGEAKVPFFTISGSDFVEMFVGVGASRVRDMFEQAKKNAPCIIFIDEIDAVGRHRGVGMGGGNDEREQTLNQLLVEMDGFEGTEGVIVIAATNRPDVLDPALLRPGRFDRQVHVGLPDIRGREQILKVHMRKVPLGDDVKPDLIARGTPGFSGADLANLVNEAALFAARASKRTVGMEQFERAKDKIMMGAERKSMVMSYEERLNTAYHESGHAIVGRLMPEHDPVYKVSIIPRGRALGVTMFLPEEDRYSHSRKLLISNICSLYGGRIAEEMTLGKDGVTTGASNDIQRATSLARNMVSRWGLTDELGPILYDDEEQDPFNRGYGQQGKPMSEEVQRKIDAETRKIIDECYAKAYKMLEDNRDILETMTAALMKYETIDSKQLDELMDRKPVTPPEGWEESDSKAAADEAAAAKKKEEFDLDDDEPNDASKDGNEDEPSSDSDASDPNLH encoded by the coding sequence ATGGCAAAGAATTTGGTACTGTGGCTGGTTATCGCGGCAGTGCTGTTAACCGTTTTCAACAACTTTAATAGCGAAAGTACCGCGCAAAAACTTAACTACTCTGAGTTTATCAGTGCGGTGAAAGATGATCAGATTCGCCGGGTTGTTATTGATGGTTTTACCATCGAGGGTGAACGGATTAACGGCGAGCGTTTTTCGACTGTACGTCCGGCGCTGCAGGATCCTAAGCTGGTTGATGATCTGTATAACCATAAGGTGGTTATTGAAGGTAAACAGCCAGAAAAACAGAGTGTCTGGACTCAGTTGCTGGTCGCCAGCTTCCCGATTCTGATTATACTTGCCATATTTATGTTCTTTATGCGGCAGATGCAGGGCGGCGGCGGCGGTAAAGGCGGCCCGATGTCATTTGGTAAGTCGAAGGCCCGAATGATGGGGCAGGATCAGATTAAGACGACTTTTGATGATGTGGCGGGTGTCGAAGAGGCTAAAGAAGAGGTTAAAGAGCTGGTTGATTACCTGCGTGATCCTGGGAAGTTTCAGCGTCTGGGCGGCCATATTCCCCGCGGCGTATTGATGTCAGGTAATCCTGGTACCGGTAAAACCCTGCTGGCCAAAGCGATTGCCGGTGAAGCGAAAGTGCCCTTCTTCACCATATCCGGTTCTGACTTCGTTGAGATGTTTGTCGGCGTTGGTGCATCCCGGGTCCGGGATATGTTTGAGCAGGCGAAGAAAAATGCGCCCTGCATCATCTTTATCGATGAGATCGATGCCGTGGGTCGCCACCGTGGTGTAGGTATGGGCGGTGGTAATGATGAACGGGAGCAGACACTGAACCAGTTGCTGGTTGAGATGGATGGTTTTGAGGGTACCGAGGGGGTTATTGTTATTGCTGCAACTAACCGCCCGGACGTGCTCGACCCGGCATTGTTGCGTCCTGGCCGTTTTGACCGACAGGTACATGTCGGCCTGCCTGATATTCGCGGTCGCGAACAGATTCTGAAAGTACATATGCGTAAAGTGCCGCTGGGTGATGACGTCAAACCTGACCTGATTGCGCGCGGAACCCCGGGCTTCTCCGGTGCTGATCTTGCTAACCTGGTCAATGAGGCGGCGTTGTTTGCTGCGCGTGCCAGTAAACGTACAGTCGGGATGGAGCAGTTTGAGCGGGCGAAAGATAAGATCATGATGGGCGCTGAGCGTAAATCGATGGTTATGTCCTATGAAGAACGTCTGAATACGGCGTACCACGAATCGGGACATGCTATTGTGGGTCGACTGATGCCTGAGCATGATCCGGTATATAAAGTGTCAATCATCCCCCGCGGGCGTGCGCTGGGTGTAACTATGTTCCTGCCTGAGGAGGATCGATACAGTCATAGCCGTAAACTGCTGATATCCAATATTTGCAGTCTCTATGGAGGCCGTATTGCAGAGGAAATGACGCTCGGTAAGGACGGCGTGACCACGGGTGCATCCAACGATATTCAACGGGCTACCAGTCTGGCTCGGAATATGGTCTCCCGCTGGGGTCTGACCGACGAGCTGGGTCCGATTCTGTATGATGATGAAGAGCAGGATCCGTTTAACCGTGGCTATGGGCAGCAAGGCAAACCGATGTCAGAAGAGGTGCAGCGTAAAATTGATGCTGAAACCCGTAAGATTATCGATGAGTGTTATGCCAAAGCCTATAAGATGCTGGAAGATAATCGCGATATCCTGGAAACGATGACCGCTGCGCTGATGAAGTATGAAACCATTGATAGTAAGCAGCTTGATGAGCTGATGGATCGCAAGCCGGTTACTCCGCCTGAGGGATGGGAGGAGTCTGACTCAAAAGCGGCAGCTGACGAAGCAGCTGCAGCAAAAAAGAAAGAAGAGTTTGATCTGGATGACGATGAACCGAATGATGCTTCTAAAGATGGCAATGAAGATGAGCCATCATCTGATTCAGATGCATCGGATCCTAATCTGCACTAA
- the folP gene encoding dihydropteroate synthase, translated as MENTVNDFSAYRFGARTLDLSRPQVMGIVNVTPDSFSDGGTLYDARKLSVDQALERARQMVQDGATIIDVGGESTRPGAAVVSVQEELDRVLPVVERLSAELDVVISVDTSAPEVIAGVAGLGAGLINDVRALGREGALAAAAATNLPVCVMHMQGSPATMQNAPHYDDVLDDVSYFLQQRIVACNEAGIASDRIILDPGFGFGKTVEHNLRLLNNLRQLHRFGMPLLVGTSRKSMIDHVLHRPVDQRLAGSLATVAIGVQQGGQIFRVHDVRETVDVVRMAEAILNEGRIDND; from the coding sequence ATGGAAAACACTGTGAATGACTTTTCCGCTTACCGTTTCGGTGCCCGAACACTGGATCTGAGCCGCCCTCAGGTGATGGGTATTGTCAACGTCACGCCAGACTCTTTTTCCGATGGTGGGACGCTCTATGACGCCCGGAAACTTAGTGTTGATCAGGCGCTCGAACGGGCCCGGCAGATGGTTCAGGATGGCGCAACGATCATCGATGTTGGCGGAGAGTCAACCCGGCCGGGAGCCGCCGTCGTCTCGGTGCAGGAGGAACTGGATCGGGTGTTGCCGGTTGTTGAACGACTCAGTGCTGAGCTCGATGTGGTTATCTCGGTGGACACCAGTGCGCCAGAAGTGATTGCAGGAGTCGCCGGGCTCGGTGCGGGGCTGATTAACGATGTGCGTGCCCTGGGGCGCGAGGGCGCTCTGGCGGCGGCTGCAGCCACTAACCTCCCTGTGTGTGTTATGCATATGCAGGGAAGTCCCGCCACTATGCAGAATGCGCCGCATTATGATGATGTACTGGATGATGTGAGCTACTTTCTGCAGCAGCGGATTGTCGCCTGCAACGAAGCAGGTATTGCCAGTGACCGGATAATTCTTGATCCCGGATTTGGCTTTGGTAAAACCGTAGAACACAATCTGCGCTTACTGAATAATCTGCGACAGTTACACCGTTTTGGTATGCCTCTGCTGGTGGGGACTTCGCGTAAAAGTATGATTGATCATGTGCTTCACCGGCCGGTAGATCAGCGGCTGGCGGGAAGTCTGGCAACCGTTGCTATCGGTGTGCAGCAGGGCGGGCAGATATTCAGAGTGCATGATGTAAGGGAAACGGTTGATGTGGTGCGCATGGCCGAAGCCATATTGAATGAGGGCAGGATTGATAATGACTAA
- the glmM gene encoding phosphoglucosamine mutase yields MTKRYFGTDGIRGKVGTAPITPDFMLKLGWAAGKVFAREGRSKIIIGKDTRISGYMFESALESGLAAAGVDVLLLGPMPTPAIAYLTRTFRCNAGIVISASHNPYYDNGIKFFSEQGTKLPDEIEHAIEAQMDMAMTTVEAAELGKARRIDDAAGRYIEFCKGTVSGDLSLKGMKIVVDCANGATYHIAPKVLRELGATVVEVGASPDGININEECGATSTAMLQRTVIEQQADLGVALDGDGDRLIMVDHTGAEVDGDELLFIIAMAMHRKAQLKGGVVGTLMSNFGLEQGLKQAGIPFIRAKVGDRYVLEQLVANDWLLGGESSGHLVCRQLTSTGDGIVAALQVLKAMADDKKSLNELKSEMRKMPQTMINVRLSEKRDVVALPAVQSAVEDIESRLGERGRVLLRPSGTEPVVRVMVEGDDEVWVEGLCEELAEAVRQAL; encoded by the coding sequence ATGACTAAGCGATATTTTGGTACTGATGGGATTCGCGGCAAGGTAGGTACGGCGCCAATTACTCCTGACTTTATGCTGAAACTGGGTTGGGCTGCTGGAAAAGTTTTTGCCCGGGAAGGACGCAGTAAAATCATTATTGGTAAGGATACCCGGATTTCAGGTTACATGTTTGAGTCTGCCCTGGAGTCAGGGCTTGCTGCCGCGGGCGTCGATGTTCTGTTATTAGGGCCGATGCCAACTCCGGCAATTGCTTATCTGACGCGGACTTTTCGATGTAATGCCGGTATCGTAATCAGTGCATCGCACAATCCTTATTACGATAATGGCATCAAATTTTTCTCCGAGCAGGGCACTAAATTGCCGGATGAGATCGAGCATGCTATCGAAGCGCAGATGGATATGGCGATGACTACCGTTGAAGCGGCAGAGCTGGGCAAGGCGCGACGGATTGATGATGCCGCAGGTCGTTATATAGAGTTCTGCAAAGGTACTGTTTCCGGTGATCTGAGTCTCAAGGGTATGAAGATCGTGGTTGATTGTGCCAATGGTGCAACTTATCACATTGCACCCAAGGTACTCCGGGAGCTGGGCGCAACGGTTGTCGAGGTTGGCGCCTCGCCGGACGGAATCAATATTAATGAAGAGTGTGGTGCAACCTCTACAGCAATGCTGCAACGAACCGTTATTGAGCAACAGGCCGATCTGGGTGTGGCGCTGGACGGTGACGGTGACCGCCTGATTATGGTTGATCATACGGGCGCGGAGGTGGATGGTGACGAGTTGCTCTTTATTATCGCCATGGCTATGCATCGGAAGGCGCAGCTGAAAGGTGGTGTAGTTGGTACACTGATGAGTAATTTTGGCCTTGAACAGGGGCTGAAGCAGGCGGGTATCCCGTTTATCCGCGCTAAGGTAGGTGATCGCTACGTGCTTGAGCAGTTGGTGGCTAATGACTGGCTTCTGGGGGGCGAGTCTTCAGGCCATCTGGTGTGTCGTCAACTGACATCGACGGGTGATGGTATTGTTGCCGCGTTGCAGGTTCTCAAGGCGATGGCCGACGATAAAAAATCGCTCAATGAACTCAAGTCGGAAATGCGCAAGATGCCACAAACGATGATTAATGTTCGTTTGAGTGAAAAGCGGGATGTTGTTGCGCTTCCTGCGGTGCAGTCCGCAGTAGAGGATATCGAGTCACGCCTTGGTGAACGGGGGCGGGTGCTGCTTCGCCCTTCAGGCACTGAACCCGTGGTTCGGGTAATGGTCGAGGGCGATGATGAAGTCTGGGTTGAGGGGCTCTGTGAAGAGTTGGCTGAAGCTGTTCGTCAGGCGCTTTGA
- the tpiA gene encoding triose-phosphate isomerase: protein MRKTIVAGNWKMNGTSESIRTLLDGIKAGVPVVDGLVILVCPPAVYLHQVKELIGDASVAVGAQNVSAQPKGAFTGEWSLEMLRDLGCEYVILGHSERRSLFGETDADIADKVAATLAAGLIPILCVGETLEQREAGETLALVAAQIDAVVQRIGIECFASVVIAYEPVWAIGTGLTATPEQAQEVHAAIRAQLAGSDMQVADKLSILYGGSMNAGNAAELLAQQDIDGGLIGGASLKADEFLTICAAAAESRK from the coding sequence ATGCGTAAGACGATAGTCGCCGGAAATTGGAAAATGAACGGAACCAGTGAGTCGATCAGGACTCTGCTGGATGGCATCAAAGCGGGTGTTCCTGTGGTTGATGGTCTGGTGATACTGGTTTGTCCCCCTGCTGTTTACCTGCACCAGGTAAAAGAGCTGATCGGCGATGCGTCAGTTGCAGTGGGTGCTCAGAATGTGTCTGCTCAGCCAAAGGGAGCGTTTACCGGTGAATGGTCACTGGAGATGCTTCGGGATCTGGGTTGTGAATATGTTATTCTGGGTCACTCTGAACGACGTAGCCTGTTCGGAGAAACCGATGCCGATATAGCCGATAAGGTTGCGGCAACGCTGGCTGCCGGATTGATCCCGATACTTTGTGTCGGTGAAACTCTGGAACAGCGTGAAGCGGGTGAGACTCTGGCCCTGGTGGCAGCGCAGATTGATGCTGTTGTGCAACGGATTGGTATTGAGTGTTTTGCATCTGTTGTCATTGCATATGAGCCGGTCTGGGCTATTGGTACCGGTCTGACAGCAACGCCTGAACAAGCGCAGGAAGTACATGCTGCGATCCGTGCTCAGTTGGCTGGCAGTGATATGCAGGTAGCTGATAAACTGTCGATTCTTTATGGCGGTAGTATGAATGCCGGTAACGCGGCTGAGCTCCTTGCTCAACAGGATATTGATGGCGGCCTTATTGGTGGCGCATCTCTGAAAGCCGATGAATTCCTGACGATCTGCGCTGCGGCTGCAGAGAGTCGTAAGTAA
- the secG gene encoding preprotein translocase subunit SecG, translating into METLVLAVHVLLAIAIIALVLLQQGKGAEAGASFGAGASQTVFGSQGSGSFLSRMTAIIATGLFITSFVLAVYAKDRAVSVSDAGVPAAELIQSAADEAEQVPVLEENKLPAGDADVPPAE; encoded by the coding sequence ATGGAAACTCTGGTTCTTGCTGTACATGTTCTGCTGGCTATTGCCATTATTGCTCTGGTGCTGTTGCAGCAGGGTAAAGGTGCTGAAGCAGGTGCATCTTTTGGTGCAGGTGCATCTCAGACTGTATTTGGCAGCCAGGGCAGCGGCTCATTTTTAAGTCGTATGACCGCAATTATTGCAACCGGACTGTTTATTACCAGTTTTGTGCTGGCGGTCTATGCAAAAGACAGGGCTGTATCGGTAAGTGATGCCGGTGTGCCTGCTGCAGAACTTATCCAAAGCGCAGCTGATGAAGCTGAGCAGGTTCCGGTTCTGGAAGAAAATAAATTACCTGCAGGGGATGCGGACGTACCGCCTGCTGAGTAA
- the rimP gene encoding ribosome maturation factor RimP: protein MSAKLSVLQELIEPSVVALGYQLWGVEMISQGRHSMLRIYIDAEAGIGVEDCASVSRQVSGILDVEDPISGEYTLEVSSPGMDRPLFTLEQYQAFVGHVVQLKLRMPFDGRRRFKGVLSGIEDEDIVLVVDQEEYLLPIDHIEKANIVPQF, encoded by the coding sequence GTGTCAGCAAAGTTGAGTGTGTTACAGGAACTGATTGAGCCATCCGTAGTGGCTCTCGGTTATCAGTTATGGGGTGTTGAGATGATATCCCAGGGGCGTCATAGCATGCTGCGGATCTATATCGATGCCGAAGCAGGCATCGGTGTAGAAGACTGCGCCAGCGTCAGTCGGCAGGTGAGCGGGATTCTGGATGTAGAAGATCCGATTAGCGGTGAATATACATTAGAGGTTTCCTCCCCGGGGATGGATCGCCCACTGTTTACTCTGGAACAGTACCAGGCGTTTGTCGGACATGTAGTGCAGCTTAAGCTGCGTATGCCATTTGATGGTCGTCGCAGGTTTAAAGGCGTCCTCAGTGGTATTGAAGATGAAGATATTGTGCTGGTTGTCGATCAGGAAGAATACCTGTTACCGATTGACCATATTGAAAAAGCAAACATAGTTCCTCAGTTCTGA